In a genomic window of Spirosoma agri:
- a CDS encoding DUF4494 domain-containing protein — MPNWFLGKIRYQQPIDDSNVGSRNEEFIKQKTVTEAYLVDAVSYTDAEGRLYQEIAANTPDFDITNISRMKLADVFHHEDGGDVWFKVKAMFITDDEKTGKQKKTPSVMLVNAETPKQAYERVELSLKTALDPFEITDVNTTKILEIFPYNEEEKRNLRPLSEVVEAAE; from the coding sequence ATGCCTAACTGGTTCCTCGGAAAAATCCGTTATCAGCAACCCATTGACGACTCAAATGTGGGATCGCGGAACGAAGAATTTATTAAACAGAAAACGGTCACGGAAGCCTATCTGGTCGATGCCGTTAGCTACACGGATGCCGAAGGCCGACTCTATCAGGAGATTGCGGCCAATACTCCCGACTTTGACATCACGAACATTTCCCGAATGAAACTCGCGGATGTGTTTCACCACGAAGATGGGGGTGACGTGTGGTTCAAAGTGAAAGCGATGTTTATCACCGACGACGAGAAAACGGGTAAACAGAAAAAAACGCCCAGTGTCATGCTGGTCAATGCCGAAACGCCCAAGCAGGCTTACGAACGCGTTGAGCTTAGTTTGAAAACCGCCCTTGATCCGTTCGAGATTACGGACGTCAATACAACAAAGATCCTGGAGATTTTCCCGTACAATGAAGAGGAGAAGCGCAACCTACGCCCTCTGAGCGAAGTTGTTGAAGCCGCCGAATAA
- the porU2 gene encoding putative type IX secretion system sortase PorU2, producing MKRELLLVCLLVNALALSAQNPFGNEWIRADQSYLKFSINKAAVYRISYQDIKTADASFVKTNPTNWQLFFRGREMAIRVVGQQDNVFNEPDYVEFYGESNDGSQDSLLYRPQQRLHPYQTLFSDEAAYFLTSSPTQAGKRVPELNQSIQGLIPEPFHIEETVQAFTTDYTFNNLKGLEPVLQHSYYEPGEGWSGPMLTIDSVGIVTLKLTGRVSTNWPITLEGMVNGRDFSNHKVVVQQAASTTTTLATLTFPGFSSQTFQSAISPGTIQNEQINLRFKPENFGFINHFSITYVKLSYPQATAMTNQLTKVFYLPVRQQPTALLSVKDAPSGSFAYDITDKMNCRYIRVQTNGGQTSLAVATDAQKRAVLVTNQVEKPLAIRAIRFANTFSTSADYLIITHSSLNRSAATYANYRASAQGGSYKPLVIDADSLYDQFNYGEKSPLALRRFADFMLATAPVKNLLLIGKACSYPYFVKTATDDLVPTIGYPGSDILLTAGLNGYPRNTPAIPTGRLNVTTNEQVLAYLKKVKQTENTTPNGLWRKHILHISGGKSKEEAQSLRTTLSTLGNVFSNGILGGQVSAFSKSSAYEEVEPINITSLVNDGVSLLTFFGHAGPAITDMNFGFASPLENGYRNTFYPLMLFNGCGVGEIFSRFTTLSTDWVLAPDKGSALVLAHSYLSYEQPTTRYLTKLYQSLFTDATTLGMPFGKFQQQLNRALEKEGIDSYDESVLLEMVLQGDPALSVYPLPNPDFAIAQKGIYIQSSVAGSSIKHSDSIRVVIPMANLGRFVAGQSVGLSITKTMANNTTRSTVYFTSFRYQDTLSYTIANDQSLRSISVQIDPANQLIELDKTNNNATLAIDWARAETSNSYPADALPDVVSPTVNVFINGTIKENEAVVDLTPTVSIYLTDENQLAAKDTNAVELYLKACETCAQQKLSAKSITFAQVSANQLQAITTLSLSPGSRYELIVIGNDVAGNRTQPPYKLAVRTLADDQPITLSTYPNPASTYAKFELTLNVQALPTESRLLIYNQKGSRVYDNPFPVSTGKNSFLWHGTAPGLYPYSLQLTWKDGRRQTYSGKILWQP from the coding sequence ATGAAAAGAGAGTTACTGTTGGTCTGCTTGCTGGTGAATGCGCTGGCCTTGTCTGCTCAGAATCCGTTTGGTAATGAGTGGATCAGAGCGGACCAATCGTATCTGAAGTTTTCGATCAATAAGGCGGCAGTTTACCGGATTAGTTACCAGGATATCAAAACAGCCGATGCGTCGTTTGTCAAAACGAACCCGACAAATTGGCAGCTATTTTTCAGAGGCCGGGAAATGGCCATCCGGGTGGTGGGGCAACAGGACAACGTTTTTAATGAGCCGGATTATGTTGAGTTCTACGGCGAAAGCAACGATGGCAGTCAGGACTCGTTACTCTACCGACCCCAGCAACGCCTACACCCCTACCAAACGCTCTTTTCCGACGAAGCTGCCTATTTTTTAACCAGTAGCCCCACGCAAGCCGGCAAACGGGTACCCGAATTGAACCAATCGATACAGGGCCTTATTCCTGAACCCTTCCACATTGAAGAAACGGTTCAGGCATTTACCACCGACTACACGTTCAACAACCTGAAAGGACTGGAGCCGGTTCTGCAACACAGCTATTACGAACCAGGGGAAGGCTGGTCGGGCCCAATGCTCACTATCGATTCGGTGGGTATCGTTACGCTGAAACTAACAGGGCGGGTTTCTACAAACTGGCCGATCACGCTGGAAGGTATGGTTAACGGACGTGATTTCTCGAATCATAAAGTAGTGGTTCAGCAAGCGGCCTCGACGACAACGACGCTGGCCACCTTGACTTTCCCTGGCTTCTCCAGCCAGACGTTTCAGTCAGCGATCAGCCCCGGTACGATCCAGAACGAGCAGATCAACCTGCGTTTCAAGCCCGAAAACTTCGGGTTCATCAACCATTTTTCCATCACCTACGTGAAGCTTTCTTACCCGCAAGCAACGGCGATGACGAACCAGTTAACAAAAGTATTCTATTTGCCTGTTCGTCAACAACCAACGGCCTTGCTATCGGTAAAGGATGCGCCTTCGGGGTCGTTTGCCTACGATATCACAGACAAGATGAACTGTCGCTACATAAGAGTTCAGACCAATGGCGGTCAAACGTCGCTGGCAGTTGCTACGGACGCGCAAAAACGAGCTGTTCTGGTGACAAATCAGGTAGAGAAACCGTTGGCAATTAGGGCTATTCGTTTTGCGAACACATTCTCAACATCGGCGGATTACCTGATCATCACCCATTCCTCGCTTAACCGGTCGGCAGCCACCTATGCCAATTATCGGGCCTCCGCTCAGGGGGGCAGTTACAAGCCACTTGTTATTGACGCCGACTCCTTATACGATCAGTTCAATTACGGCGAAAAAAGTCCGCTTGCTCTCCGGCGTTTTGCTGATTTTATGCTCGCTACTGCCCCTGTCAAAAATCTCCTGTTGATCGGCAAAGCGTGCAGTTATCCCTATTTCGTAAAAACGGCTACCGACGATCTGGTTCCAACCATTGGCTACCCCGGCTCTGACATTTTACTAACCGCTGGTCTGAACGGCTACCCGCGCAACACCCCTGCCATTCCTACCGGTCGCCTGAACGTAACGACCAACGAGCAGGTACTGGCTTATTTGAAAAAAGTTAAACAAACCGAAAACACTACACCCAATGGTCTGTGGCGCAAGCACATACTACACATCAGTGGCGGGAAAAGTAAAGAAGAAGCGCAGAGCCTACGCACGACATTAAGCACGTTAGGCAACGTATTCAGCAATGGTATTTTAGGCGGACAAGTCAGTGCGTTTAGCAAAAGCAGTGCCTACGAAGAAGTCGAGCCCATCAACATTACGTCCTTGGTAAACGATGGGGTCAGTTTGCTTACCTTCTTCGGCCATGCCGGACCGGCCATAACGGATATGAACTTCGGGTTTGCTTCACCGCTGGAAAACGGCTACCGGAATACGTTCTATCCACTTATGCTTTTCAACGGCTGCGGAGTCGGTGAGATTTTTTCCCGATTCACCACCTTATCAACCGATTGGGTACTGGCACCAGATAAAGGGTCCGCGCTTGTTTTAGCCCACTCGTATTTAAGTTACGAACAACCAACAACCCGCTATCTGACAAAACTTTATCAGAGCCTGTTTACCGATGCCACTACGCTTGGTATGCCTTTCGGGAAGTTTCAACAGCAATTAAATAGAGCCCTCGAAAAAGAAGGAATCGATTCCTATGACGAATCCGTTTTACTGGAGATGGTTCTACAGGGTGATCCGGCCCTTAGCGTCTATCCACTGCCCAATCCTGACTTTGCCATTGCGCAGAAAGGCATTTATATTCAATCGTCCGTTGCCGGTAGTTCGATCAAACATAGTGACTCGATTCGGGTCGTTATTCCAATGGCCAACTTAGGTAGATTCGTTGCTGGTCAGTCGGTCGGCTTGTCAATAACGAAGACAATGGCCAACAACACGACAAGAAGCACGGTGTACTTTACCAGTTTTCGCTACCAGGACACGCTGTCCTATACGATTGCCAACGATCAATCACTGCGGTCGATTTCGGTGCAGATCGACCCGGCCAATCAACTGATTGAGTTAGACAAAACCAACAACAACGCCACGTTAGCCATCGACTGGGCACGGGCAGAAACCAGCAATAGTTACCCGGCCGATGCGCTACCAGACGTAGTTAGTCCAACCGTCAACGTGTTTATCAATGGAACAATCAAAGAAAATGAGGCTGTTGTCGATCTAACGCCTACCGTGTCAATCTACCTCACGGACGAAAATCAATTAGCGGCCAAGGATACGAATGCGGTTGAACTTTACCTGAAAGCGTGCGAGACCTGCGCGCAACAAAAGCTGTCGGCCAAAAGCATCACGTTTGCTCAAGTATCAGCGAATCAGTTGCAGGCAATCACAACACTGTCTCTCAGCCCAGGCAGTAGGTATGAGCTTATTGTTATTGGGAACGATGTTGCCGGCAATCGTACGCAGCCCCCCTACAAACTGGCGGTTAGAACGTTGGCAGATGATCAACCCATTACGTTGTCAACCTATCCGAATCCAGCCTCAACCTACGCAAAATTTGAGCTGACCCTAAACGTACAGGCATTACCCACCGAGTCAAGATTACTTATTTACAATCAGAAAGGATCACGAGTTTATGATAATCCATTTCCTGTATCAACCGGCAAAAACTCGTTTTTGTGGCATGGAACAGCACCCGGCCTCTATCCGTATTCGTTGCAATTGACCTGGAAAGATGGACGAAGGCAAACTTATTCGGGCAAAATTCTTTGGCAGCCTTAA
- a CDS encoding HYC_CC_PP family protein: MKRTLFQFLNLLMACVILLSSTGFGLVEHSCQMRGKKKTMVVVFSDAKAQTGCADQQQTMPSDQTVLKKTDCCQDDQRYENVDVTSSLNQLVAKFVKTLTESVLAGVTVVLTWLVDWIFNKSTSVAVNVIDSSPSRSGRDILTLINTLLI; encoded by the coding sequence ATGAAACGCACTCTGTTCCAGTTCCTAAACCTACTGATGGCCTGTGTCATACTGCTGAGCAGTACGGGCTTTGGGCTGGTGGAGCATTCGTGCCAGATGCGTGGTAAAAAGAAAACGATGGTTGTCGTTTTCAGCGATGCCAAAGCGCAAACGGGTTGTGCCGATCAACAACAAACGATGCCATCGGATCAGACGGTGTTGAAAAAAACGGATTGCTGCCAGGACGATCAGCGTTATGAGAATGTAGACGTAACCTCATCACTGAATCAGCTAGTTGCCAAATTCGTCAAGACACTAACCGAGTCTGTGTTAGCCGGTGTGACGGTGGTGCTGACATGGCTGGTTGACTGGATCTTCAACAAAAGTACATCGGTAGCGGTCAACGTTATCGATTCGTCCCCATCACGCTCGGGACGGGACATCCTTACTCTGATCAATACCCTTCTTATTTGA
- a CDS encoding FG-GAP-like repeat-containing protein, with protein MRTLSLFFVASLAFLLTACDKPLFSLLPASDTGITFSNRITENDTMNIIDFEYVYNGGGTAIGDFNNDGLSDIFFTGNQVSNRLYINKGDFKFDDITQKAGVTGNGKWCSGVALVDINNDGWMDIYVGATVSKVAAKRENMLFVNQGAKPGETPVFREMAKEYGIADDGHTTNAAFFDYDNDGDLDLYVLTNTIEENPNAYRDRILDGSSPTTDRLYRNDPNPTLGHPVFTNVSKQEGILSEGYGLGLNITDINRDGWKDVYVTNDYLSDDLLYINNHDGNNRHTGFTDQAPQYFKHTSGAAMGNDVADINNDGLADIVAVDMLPRDNARKKMLMGANNYQTYLNNEQFKHTYQYTRNTLQLNQGLAPTPTGKHPVFSEIGLFSDVAETDWSWAPTLMDFDHDGYRDLLITNGFPKDVTDRDFGSFRAESERIAEKSFMLAQIPVIKISNYAFRNKGDLTFEDVTEKWGLKLPSFSNGAAYGDLDNDGDVDYVVNNINDSAFVYRNNLVESKIDKANYLRIKFAGEAQNRMGLGAIVELHYGNGQAGGTKQQVYEHSPYRGYLSTVEPIAHFGLGDVSTIDEVRIIWPGLNGSPQKQQTLRNVKTNQVLAVDVRNAHEPVPLTPQPKSLFTEVTDSLNITYQHVEPEHIDFNVQKLLPHKLSQFAPAVSAGDVNGDGLDDLFIGGSRMNKGHFLIQTAAGSFVENDLLPGAAISVAAGGNAKDKQEEDMGTLLFDADGDGDLDLYIASGGIEGNANTPTFQDRLYLNNGKGVFTLDQQALPACTVSKSCVKAIDFDRDGDLDLFVGGRVEPDHYPKPVSSFVFRNDSKPGQAKFTDVTKAVAPALQDLGLVCDALWTDYDNDGWPDLMLAGEFMPLTILRNQQGKLQPVDNKLGNQKGWWNSLVAGDFDRDGDMDYIAGNLGQNARMRASDKEPVRIYAGDFDNNGFYDAIPTIFITDEKGINREFTFHGRDDLIKQMIAMRKRFPLYKDFTQASIDKLLTPEEREKALVLEANYLQSAYIENKGNGAFAIHPLPTPAQMGPIFGMVADDVDHDGNLDVMLVGNDYSGEVMMGRYDALNGMWLRGNGKGEFAPQSIATSGFYVPGNAKGLAQLTTANGHELLVATQNRGRLCVFRNSKSVPSVRLRPTDASALLTFADGKKQKVEFSYGNSFLSQSARTLSIDPQVKSVEITDSRGRKRQELDQVKLVVR; from the coding sequence GTGAGAACCCTTTCTCTTTTTTTTGTGGCTAGCCTGGCGTTTTTATTAACGGCCTGTGATAAACCGCTCTTTTCTCTTCTGCCCGCCAGCGATACGGGCATTACGTTTTCCAACCGCATCACGGAAAACGATACAATGAATATCATTGATTTTGAATACGTCTACAACGGGGGTGGTACCGCCATCGGCGACTTCAACAACGACGGTTTGTCCGACATCTTTTTTACGGGCAATCAGGTATCAAACCGGCTATACATTAATAAAGGCGATTTTAAATTTGACGATATCACCCAGAAGGCGGGCGTTACCGGCAATGGGAAATGGTGCTCGGGCGTCGCGCTAGTCGATATTAACAATGATGGCTGGATGGATATCTACGTGGGGGCAACGGTCAGTAAGGTGGCCGCCAAACGCGAGAATATGCTCTTCGTCAATCAGGGCGCAAAGCCTGGGGAGACGCCCGTATTTCGCGAAATGGCGAAAGAATACGGCATTGCCGATGATGGTCATACTACCAACGCGGCCTTCTTCGATTACGACAACGACGGCGACCTCGACCTGTACGTGCTGACGAATACTATCGAGGAAAACCCCAACGCTTACCGCGATCGGATTCTGGATGGCTCCTCGCCCACCACCGACCGACTCTACCGCAACGACCCGAACCCGACCTTAGGGCACCCCGTGTTCACGAACGTGTCGAAACAGGAAGGTATTCTGAGTGAAGGCTACGGTCTTGGACTCAATATCACGGACATCAACCGGGATGGCTGGAAAGATGTGTACGTGACCAACGATTACCTGAGCGACGATTTGCTGTACATCAATAATCATGACGGCAACAACCGCCACACCGGATTTACCGATCAGGCACCCCAGTATTTCAAGCACACCAGCGGTGCGGCAATGGGAAATGACGTGGCCGATATTAACAACGATGGCCTGGCCGATATTGTCGCAGTTGACATGCTTCCCCGCGACAACGCCCGCAAGAAAATGCTCATGGGAGCCAACAATTACCAGACCTATCTCAACAACGAGCAGTTCAAACATACCTATCAATATACGCGCAACACGCTGCAACTGAATCAGGGACTCGCACCCACCCCAACAGGGAAGCATCCTGTTTTTAGCGAGATCGGTCTTTTCAGTGATGTGGCCGAAACCGACTGGAGTTGGGCACCTACCCTTATGGACTTCGACCACGACGGCTACCGGGACCTGCTGATCACCAATGGTTTTCCGAAGGACGTAACGGACCGCGATTTTGGCTCCTTCAGAGCGGAAAGCGAACGGATTGCCGAAAAATCGTTTATGCTGGCCCAGATTCCGGTTATCAAGATCAGCAATTATGCCTTTCGGAATAAGGGTGATCTGACGTTTGAGGATGTCACGGAAAAATGGGGACTTAAGTTACCCTCCTTCTCGAACGGCGCGGCCTACGGCGACTTGGACAACGATGGCGACGTTGATTATGTAGTCAACAACATCAATGATTCGGCCTTTGTCTATCGCAATAATCTGGTTGAAAGCAAGATCGATAAGGCCAACTACCTGCGTATAAAGTTTGCGGGTGAAGCCCAGAATCGGATGGGTCTGGGTGCCATTGTCGAACTTCATTACGGCAATGGTCAAGCTGGCGGCACCAAGCAGCAGGTTTATGAACACAGCCCTTACCGTGGCTATCTGTCTACGGTAGAGCCGATTGCACATTTCGGGTTGGGTGACGTTTCGACCATCGATGAGGTACGTATTATCTGGCCGGGTCTGAACGGCAGTCCGCAAAAACAGCAGACCTTACGGAATGTAAAGACCAATCAGGTGCTGGCCGTCGATGTACGTAATGCGCACGAACCGGTTCCGCTAACTCCGCAGCCAAAGAGTCTGTTCACGGAAGTCACCGATTCACTGAACATTACGTATCAGCACGTCGAGCCGGAACACATTGACTTTAACGTTCAGAAACTGTTACCCCACAAACTCTCGCAGTTTGCGCCTGCCGTGTCGGCGGGTGATGTCAATGGGGATGGGTTGGACGATCTGTTCATTGGTGGTTCACGAATGAATAAGGGGCATTTTCTGATCCAGACGGCTGCGGGCTCGTTCGTCGAAAACGATCTGCTTCCCGGAGCCGCCATCTCCGTAGCGGCTGGCGGCAATGCGAAAGACAAGCAGGAAGAGGACATGGGAACGCTTCTCTTCGATGCCGATGGGGACGGTGATCTGGACCTGTACATTGCCAGTGGAGGTATCGAAGGCAATGCCAACACGCCAACCTTCCAGGACAGACTCTACCTGAATAATGGCAAAGGTGTTTTCACGCTTGACCAGCAGGCACTGCCAGCCTGCACAGTCAGTAAGTCCTGCGTGAAGGCCATCGATTTCGACCGGGATGGCGATTTGGATCTGTTCGTTGGCGGACGAGTTGAGCCGGACCATTACCCCAAACCGGTGTCAAGTTTTGTGTTCCGTAATGATTCCAAACCGGGTCAGGCGAAGTTTACGGACGTAACGAAAGCCGTTGCCCCCGCTTTGCAGGACCTGGGTCTGGTCTGCGACGCCCTCTGGACCGACTACGATAACGACGGATGGCCCGATCTGATGCTGGCCGGTGAGTTTATGCCGCTAACTATTCTCCGAAATCAGCAGGGGAAACTTCAGCCTGTAGACAATAAGCTCGGCAACCAAAAAGGCTGGTGGAACTCGCTGGTTGCCGGTGACTTCGACCGCGATGGTGATATGGACTACATCGCTGGTAACCTCGGCCAGAACGCCCGGATGCGAGCCAGCGACAAGGAACCCGTGCGTATCTATGCCGGAGACTTCGACAACAATGGCTTTTACGACGCGATTCCCACGATTTTTATAACCGATGAGAAGGGCATAAACCGGGAGTTTACCTTCCACGGCCGCGATGACCTCATTAAACAGATGATTGCCATGCGGAAACGCTTTCCGCTTTACAAAGATTTTACGCAGGCCAGTATCGATAAATTGCTGACGCCCGAAGAGCGCGAAAAAGCGCTGGTTCTGGAAGCCAACTACCTGCAATCGGCCTATATCGAAAACAAAGGTAATGGCGCGTTTGCGATACATCCACTGCCAACCCCGGCCCAGATGGGACCGATTTTCGGTATGGTAGCCGACGACGTTGACCATGATGGCAATCTGGATGTGATGTTGGTCGGTAACGATTACAGTGGCGAAGTGATGATGGGGCGGTACGATGCCCTGAATGGGATGTGGCTTCGCGGCAATGGCAAGGGGGAGTTTGCTCCTCAGTCCATAGCAACCAGTGGATTTTATGTACCCGGTAATGCCAAAGGATTGGCTCAACTGACCACGGCCAACGGTCACGAACTGCTGGTGGCTACCCAAAACCGGGGCCGGCTGTGTGTCTTCCGTAACTCCAAATCGGTCCCGTCGGTGCGCCTGCGGCCAACGGATGCCTCGGCCTTGCTGACCTTCGCCGATGGCAAAAAACAGAAGGTCGAGTTTAGCTATGGCAACTCGTTCCTGTCGCAATCAGCCCGAACCTTATCGATTGACCCACAGGTAAAATCTGTGGAGATCACCGATTCGCGGGGACGCAAACGACAGGAACTCGATCAGGTAAAGCTGGTCGTCCGGTAA
- a CDS encoding YceI family protein, with protein MEAQPTTATTWVIDPMHSEVQFKVKHLMVSTVTGQFSAYEGKLEMAGDDFEASTITFSADIDSISTGNEQRDGHLKSAEFFDAEQFPTLTFTSTQFTKTGDDTYDLTGDLTLHGVTKSVKLKAEYGGQMQDFYGQTKAGFEVTGVIKRKEFGLTWDGVTEAGGVVVSDDVRLVMNIQVTKQA; from the coding sequence ATGGAAGCACAACCAACCACCGCCACAACCTGGGTTATTGATCCAATGCACTCTGAAGTGCAGTTCAAAGTAAAACACCTGATGGTATCAACCGTAACCGGCCAGTTCAGTGCCTATGAGGGTAAGCTGGAAATGGCTGGTGACGATTTTGAAGCCTCTACAATCACGTTCTCAGCCGACATCGATAGCATCAGCACCGGAAACGAGCAACGGGATGGTCACCTGAAATCAGCCGAGTTCTTCGATGCCGAGCAGTTCCCTACATTGACCTTCACGTCAACCCAGTTCACAAAAACGGGTGATGACACGTATGATCTCACGGGTGATTTAACCTTGCATGGGGTTACCAAATCAGTAAAACTGAAAGCGGAATATGGTGGACAGATGCAGGATTTTTATGGTCAAACCAAAGCAGGTTTTGAAGTAACGGGCGTCATTAAGCGTAAAGAATTTGGCTTAACCTGGGATGGTGTGACCGAAGCGGGTGGCGTGGTGGTTAGTGATGACGTGCGATTAGTTATGAATATTCAGGTGACGAAACAGGCGTAG
- a CDS encoding TonB-dependent receptor — MRFILLWVALLAITPAWAQSDSIANKRSTDSTQGNSVRGISIRGTSVRGTVSESVNNKRVPLAGATLRWANTTKGTVTDSLGRFELAVETAINQLIISYVGYQSDTVTVTDPASALVVTLRAERTLQEVTVSGAPGQIDRINPIQTELITQRTLAKAACCNLSESFETNASVSVSYSDAVTGAKQIQFLGLGGQYVQTNVENIPTVRGLATTFGLNYIPGTWITSIDVGKGAGSVVNGYESMSGQMNVELQKPDDKQTLFLNGYVNSFGRLEGNANWSKALTKKWSVGVLGHASTLRREIDQNNDGFRDLPLYTQVNAINRYKYSSERVMAQFGVKALYEDRDGGQLSRFGTSRYSFLNTTKRLEFFSKTAKLYPDKPYKGLGLILNGVHHEQTARFGFAPYDGRQQTLYANLIYQTIIDNTNHSIKTGLSYLLDDYRENYRTIATARTESVPGVFAEYTYIYPEKLTLVAGGRVDFHNLYGTQFTPRLHLKYNLSDNLSVRASTGRGFRVPNPLAENFGYLVSSRAIFLTEQVRPEVSWNYGLSLTDDFQLLRKKASLTVDYYRTNFQNQLIVDIEHPRELYFYNLQGPSFANSFQAELTVQPAKRFEVKAAYRLFDVKQSMGGPFGEERLLPKMMVSRDRVLLNAGYALPFDKWKFDATLQWNGPRRIPYLQEGYVHTTYDNMPVEFSPGFYNLNAQVSRAFRSGWEIYLGGENLTGFRQQNPIVAPNDPFGTSFDAGARVWGPVTGQLVYAGFRFKPQR; from the coding sequence ATGCGATTCATTCTTTTATGGGTTGCCCTACTGGCTATAACGCCAGCATGGGCTCAATCCGATTCAATAGCCAATAAACGATCCACCGACTCAACACAGGGAAACTCCGTTCGGGGAATCTCCATTCGGGGAACATCCGTTCGGGGAACCGTAAGCGAGTCTGTCAACAACAAACGAGTACCACTTGCCGGTGCGACCTTACGCTGGGCAAACACAACCAAAGGTACTGTAACTGATTCGCTCGGCCGCTTCGAACTGGCCGTAGAGACAGCGATCAATCAGCTGATCATCAGTTACGTAGGTTACCAATCCGACACGGTAACGGTAACCGATCCCGCTTCGGCACTGGTCGTGACGCTCCGGGCCGAACGAACCTTACAGGAGGTAACCGTTTCGGGGGCTCCAGGCCAGATCGACCGCATCAATCCCATTCAAACCGAACTGATCACGCAGCGCACCCTGGCAAAGGCCGCCTGCTGCAATCTGTCCGAAAGTTTCGAGACCAACGCGTCGGTGAGCGTGTCGTATAGCGATGCCGTTACCGGTGCCAAGCAGATCCAGTTTCTAGGTTTGGGCGGTCAATACGTACAAACGAATGTCGAGAATATCCCGACCGTTCGCGGATTAGCCACCACATTTGGGCTCAATTACATTCCCGGCACCTGGATCACAAGTATCGATGTGGGCAAGGGGGCGGGGTCAGTCGTGAACGGGTACGAGTCGATGAGCGGCCAGATGAACGTCGAGTTACAAAAGCCGGACGACAAGCAAACGCTGTTCCTGAACGGCTACGTCAATAGTTTTGGGCGGCTGGAAGGGAATGCCAACTGGTCGAAAGCGTTAACCAAAAAGTGGAGTGTGGGGGTGCTCGGCCATGCCAGCACGCTGCGTCGGGAGATCGACCAGAACAACGACGGCTTTCGCGATTTGCCCCTGTACACACAGGTCAACGCCATCAATCGGTACAAGTACAGCAGCGAGCGAGTGATGGCGCAGTTTGGCGTCAAGGCACTGTACGAGGACCGCGATGGGGGGCAGTTGTCCCGGTTCGGTACGTCGCGGTACAGTTTTCTGAACACGACCAAGCGGCTGGAATTTTTCTCGAAAACGGCAAAACTTTACCCCGATAAACCCTACAAAGGGCTGGGCCTGATTCTGAACGGCGTCCATCACGAACAGACGGCCCGGTTCGGGTTTGCCCCTTACGACGGTCGGCAGCAGACATTGTACGCTAACCTGATTTATCAGACAATCATCGATAACACGAACCACAGCATCAAAACGGGTTTGAGTTATCTGCTCGATGACTACCGCGAGAATTACCGAACGATCGCCACGGCGCGCACTGAATCGGTGCCGGGCGTATTTGCGGAGTACACTTATATTTATCCCGAAAAGCTGACGCTGGTAGCGGGTGGCCGGGTCGATTTTCACAATCTGTACGGCACCCAGTTTACCCCACGGCTTCATCTGAAATACAACCTGAGTGATAACCTGTCCGTACGGGCGTCCACTGGTCGGGGCTTCCGGGTGCCGAACCCACTGGCCGAAAACTTTGGGTATCTGGTGAGTTCACGGGCTATTTTTCTGACGGAACAAGTACGGCCTGAAGTGTCCTGGAATTATGGGCTTAGTCTCACCGATGACTTTCAGCTGTTGCGCAAAAAGGCGTCACTCACGGTGGATTATTACCGAACAAATTTTCAGAATCAGCTGATCGTCGATATTGAACATCCGCGCGAACTGTATTTCTACAACCTACAGGGGCCTTCGTTTGCGAACAGTTTTCAGGCTGAGCTGACTGTTCAGCCCGCCAAACGGTTTGAGGTAAAGGCGGCCTACCGATTGTTCGATGTGAAGCAGAGCATGGGTGGTCCATTCGGTGAGGAACGGCTACTGCCGAAGATGATGGTTAGCCGTGACCGCGTTTTGTTGAATGCGGGTTATGCACTGCCTTTCGATAAGTGGAAGTTCGATGCGACACTGCAATGGAACGGTCCTCGGCGGATACCGTATTTGCAGGAAGGCTACGTGCATACCACGTACGATAACATGCCAGTCGAGTTTTCGCCCGGATTTTATAACCTCAACGCGCAGGTTAGTCGGGCCTTTCGGAGTGGTTGGGAGATTTATCTGGGGGGTGAAAATTTGACCGGCTTTCGGCAGCAGAACCCCATCGTTGCGCCAAACGATCCAT